The Puntigrus tetrazona isolate hp1 chromosome 16, ASM1883169v1, whole genome shotgun sequence genome includes a region encoding these proteins:
- the josd2 gene encoding josephin-2 — MNEGEVFHEKQRLELCAIHALNNVLQERVFTKETADDICKRLAPQCVMNPHRSVLGTGNYDVNVIMAALQSRGLAAVWWDKRRSVQNLCLDKIQGFILNVPSRVSLGIVSLPLRRRHWLAVRDVNGQFYNLDSKLKGPACIGGETELRSFLTEQLSQDVAEMLLVVQKEVDDDGTWLKADDTRK, encoded by the exons ATGAACGAGGGCGAGGTGTTTCATGAAAAACAGAGACTGGAGCTGTGCGCCATCCATGCCTTGAACAACGTGCTTCAAGAGAGAGTTTTTACCAAGGAGACGGCAGATGACATCTGCAAGCG ACTTGCCCCACAGTGTGTGATGAATCCACACCGCTCCGTGTTGGGCACGGGAAACTATGACGTCAATGTTATCATGGCAGCCCTGCAGAGCCGGGGCCTCGCTGCTGTTTGGTGGGACAAACGCCG GTCAGTGCAGAATTTGTGCCTGGACAAAATTCAGGGCTTCATTCTGAACGTCCCATCAAGGGTGTCGCTGGGAATAGTGTCTCTCCCGCTGAGACGCAGACACTGGCTGGCGGTCCGGGACGTCAACGGACAGTTTTATAACCTAGACTCGAAATTAAAAGGGCCTGCCTGTATTGGCGGAGAAACAGAACTCAG GTCATTCCTCACTGAGCAGCTTTCTCAGGACGTGGCAGAAATGCTCCTCGTCGTCCAAAAGGAAGTAGACGACGACGGGACGTGGCTCAAAGCGGACGACACCAGGAAGTGA
- the ube2s gene encoding ubiquitin-conjugating enzyme E2 S, whose translation MNSNVENLPPQVLRLVYKEVSALAADPPEGIKIYPSEEDITELHTAIEGPEGTPYAGGVFRMRLVLGKDFPAAPPRGYFLTKIFHPNVGHKGEICVNVLKRDWKAELGLRHVLLTIKCLLIHPNPESALNEEAGRLLLEDYKEYASRAHLLTEIHAMGGTSGAPQEPADGPQPKKHAGDPNKRVAGAGLVTNGVAANNLSNSSSSGTSSSNTNIVAKKKTDKKRALRRL comes from the exons ATG AATTCAAACGTGGAGAACTTGCCGCCTCAAGTGTTGAGACTGGTCTATAAAGAGGTTTCTGCGTTGGCAGCCGACCCTCCTGAGGGAATCAAAATCTACCCCAGTGAAGAGGATATCACAGAGCTGCACACTGCCATTGAGGGCCCAG AAGGAACACCGTATGCAGGAGGGGTGTTTCGGATGCGTCTGGTTCTTGGGAAGGATTTTCCCGCTGCACCTCCCAGAGGCTATTTCCTAACTAAGATTTTTCATCCTAATGTTGGGCACAAGGGTGAAATCTGTGTCAATGTGCTGAAAAGAGACTGGAAGGCAGAGCTTGGCCTGAGACATGTATTGCTA ACTATCAAGTGCCTTCTGATCCATCCTAACCCAGAGTCTGCCCTGAACGAAGAGGCTGGGAGGTTACTTTTGGAGGACTATAAGGAGTATGCGTCCCGTGCTCACCTTCTAACAGAGATCCATGCCATGGGAGGCACGTCAGGGGCCCCTCAAGAGCCCGCCGATGGACCACAACCCAAAAAGCATGCAGGAGACCCAAACAAACGTGTAGCCGGGGCCGGTTTGGTAACAAATGGTGTTGCCGCCAACAATTTAAGTAACAGCAGCTCCAGCGGCACGAGCAGTAGCAATACTAATATAGTTGCAAAGAAGAAAACGGATAAAAAACGAGCTCTGAGGCGGCTATAA
- the LOC122360726 gene encoding protein shisa-7 isoform X2 produces MMPTLEARMRVIILFLLIAVPLNASSASVPGPSRNTPNGPITITPTPNPRSQGRGFLYPLSKNGGGMRGKSMNRRPKQPAGAAEMPLRPLPQIMLPKNVTTDALKAPFGAAQVAPHPRKLVEVDVCRGYYDVMGQYDLTFNCSKDDFIYCCGTCHYRFCCPDRSRRLDQNICHNYHSPVWANTAPPATKPPPPAHPDLSRIEQSNNTVYVIGGVISFTVAVAVAIKVAFHKASRQPRNRELNMPRALVEMLRHQSSPVQEGERNNSVALGTGGGEGTLGRPPKNHYPTLQSKDNRRNLQHNFIHTTGSSPKHTATIERAPRMNNMQMATGGTLKPSKHTNAMKPQPSFHHSLHNLAQLPPSYEAAMKPEINRYSSLKRLEKGGLEEYSGYCTTKRRPNNAPPSFHSSQHHLPWGGDYTLGGRGTLPNRGTRPRIPHPQSAPSHTPNPYPLDPPESKQNQNYDTLSKPPRRVKSTDQLLALGDGNTLSRMSKNQQHQYYKAMATSSKNSNTNTLKKSKERLLMSPDHLEEEVAGVEYDGSRMGIGMSDYTSGGGGGMVPTLPRVSHQKAQSQQNVCATPSLDRHHMIKMNSHPTSGREQERNSAAMSGHLGGGGVGGVGWGDMPGTGVVMGTGTLGGHSARRLAFAAKRQNTIEQLHFIPGGGGSGGGVASNQGVRTGSKNEVTV; encoded by the exons ATGATGCCCACCTTGGAAGCTCGAATGCGTGTCATCATTCTCTTCCTGCTAATCGCTGTCCCACTTAACGCTTCCTCTGCGAGCGTCCCGGGCCCCAGCAGAAACACACCAAATGGGCCTATCACCATTACCCCGACGCCCAACCCCAGATCTCAGGGTAGGGGCTTTCTGTACCCTCTTTCTAAAAACGGTGGGGGTATGCGAGGGAAGTCCATGAACCGTCGGCCAAAGCAGCCAGCTGGAGCGGCAGAAATGCCCCTCAGGCCGCTGCCTCAGATAATGCTGCCAAAGAATGTAACGACTGATGCACTGAAGGCCCCTTTCGGAGCGGCGCAGGTAGCTCCGCATCCGCGCAAACTGGTGGAAGTGGACGTGTGTCGGGGTTATTATGATGTCATGGGGCAGTATGACCTCACCTTTAACTGCTCCAAGGATGACTTCATCTACTGCTGCGGCACATGCCATTATCGCTTTTGTTGTCCGGACCGCTCACGAAGGCTGGACCAGAACATCTGCCACAACTACCATTCCCCAGTGTGGGCCAACACAGCCCCCCCTGCGACCAAACCCCCGCCGCCTGCCCACCCGGACCTCAGCCGCATCGAACAGAGCAACAACACAGTCTACGTCATCGGCGGAGTCATCTCGTTTACAGTGGCGGTGGCGGTGGCCATTAAAGTGGCCTTCCATAAGGCATCGCGGCAGCCTAGGAACAGAGAGCTCAACATGCCCAG GGCTCTGGTGGAGATGTTGCGTCACCAGTCGAGTCCAGTTCAAGAGGGAGAGAGGAACAATAGTGTAGCCTTGGGCACTGGAGGAGGAGAGGGAACGCTTGGACGACCCCCGAAAAATCACTATCCAACGCTTCAGAGTAAAGATAACCGAC GAAATCTACAGCATAACTTCATCCACACCACAGGCTCCAGTCCCAAGCATACAGCCACCATTG AGCGTGCACCACGCATGAACAACATGCAGATGGCCACCGGTGGCACACTGAAGCCCAGTAAACATACTAACGCCATGAAGCCTCAGCCGTCCTTCCATCACTCTCTACATAACCTGGCTCAGCTGCCGCCCTCATATGAAGCCGCCATGAAGCCTGAGATCAACAGATACTCATCTCTCAAGCGTCTGG AGAAAGGAGGATTGGAGGAATATTCAGGTTACTGTACCACCAAACGAAGGCCCAACAACGCCCCTCCCTCCTTTCATTCCTCCCAGCATCACCTTCCCTGGGGTGGTGACTACACGCTGGGGGGAAGAGGCACGCTTCCCAACCGTGGCACTCGTCCTCGAATACCTCATCCACAGTCTGCTCCAAGCCACACCCCGAATCCTTACCCTCTGGATCCACCGGAGTCAAAGCAAAACCAGAACTACGATACGCTTTCCAAACCGCCACGCCGTGTCAAATCCACGGACCAGCTTCTCGCCCTCGGTGACGGCAACACCTTATCAAGGATGTCGAAGAACCAACAGCATCAGTACTACAAAGCCATGGCTACTTCGTCAAAGAACTCCAACACAAACACCCTGAAGAAGTCCAAGGAGAGGCTGCTGATGTCCCCAGACCACCTGGAGGAGGAGGTAGCTGGGGTTGAGTACGACGGATCCAGGATGGGCATAGGAATGAGCGACTACACATCTGGAGGGGGAGGCGGAATGGTGCCCACCCTGCCACGCGTCAGCCACCAGAAAGCTCAGTCGCAGCAGAATGTCTGCGCCACGCCGTCGCTCGACCGCCACCACATGATCAAGATGAACTCGCACCCGACCTCTGGGCGAGAGCAGGAACGCAATTCGGCGGCGATGTCAGGTCACCTGGGAGGAGGCGGGGTCGGAGGAGTGGGATGGGGCGACATGCCAGGAACCGGAGTTGTCATGGGAACAGGAACTCTTGGTGGACACAGTGCCAGGAGGCTTGCATTTGCAGCTAAAAGGCAAAATACCATTGAACAACTTCACTTCATCCCCGGTGGAGGGGGAAGTGGAGGAGGAGTGGCATCCAACCAAGGGGTTAGAACAGGAAGCAAGAATGAGGTTACTGTGTGA
- the LOC122360726 gene encoding protein shisa-7 isoform X1: MMPTLEARMRVIILFLLIAVPLNASSASVPGPSRNTPNGPITITPTPNPRSQGRGFLYPLSKNGGGMRGKSMNRRPKQPAGAAEMPLRPLPQIMLPKNVTTDALKAPFGAAQVAPHPRKLVEVDVCRGYYDVMGQYDLTFNCSKDDFIYCCGTCHYRFCCPDRSRRLDQNICHNYHSPVWANTAPPATKPPPPAHPDLSRIEQSNNTVYVIGGVISFTVAVAVAIKVAFHKASRQPRNRELNMPRALVEMLRHQSSPVQEGERNNSVALGTGGGEGTLGRPPKNHYPTLQSKDNRLGNLQHNFIHTTGSSPKHTATIERAPRMNNMQMATGGTLKPSKHTNAMKPQPSFHHSLHNLAQLPPSYEAAMKPEINRYSSLKRLEKGGLEEYSGYCTTKRRPNNAPPSFHSSQHHLPWGGDYTLGGRGTLPNRGTRPRIPHPQSAPSHTPNPYPLDPPESKQNQNYDTLSKPPRRVKSTDQLLALGDGNTLSRMSKNQQHQYYKAMATSSKNSNTNTLKKSKERLLMSPDHLEEEVAGVEYDGSRMGIGMSDYTSGGGGGMVPTLPRVSHQKAQSQQNVCATPSLDRHHMIKMNSHPTSGREQERNSAAMSGHLGGGGVGGVGWGDMPGTGVVMGTGTLGGHSARRLAFAAKRQNTIEQLHFIPGGGGSGGGVASNQGVRTGSKNEVTV; the protein is encoded by the exons ATGATGCCCACCTTGGAAGCTCGAATGCGTGTCATCATTCTCTTCCTGCTAATCGCTGTCCCACTTAACGCTTCCTCTGCGAGCGTCCCGGGCCCCAGCAGAAACACACCAAATGGGCCTATCACCATTACCCCGACGCCCAACCCCAGATCTCAGGGTAGGGGCTTTCTGTACCCTCTTTCTAAAAACGGTGGGGGTATGCGAGGGAAGTCCATGAACCGTCGGCCAAAGCAGCCAGCTGGAGCGGCAGAAATGCCCCTCAGGCCGCTGCCTCAGATAATGCTGCCAAAGAATGTAACGACTGATGCACTGAAGGCCCCTTTCGGAGCGGCGCAGGTAGCTCCGCATCCGCGCAAACTGGTGGAAGTGGACGTGTGTCGGGGTTATTATGATGTCATGGGGCAGTATGACCTCACCTTTAACTGCTCCAAGGATGACTTCATCTACTGCTGCGGCACATGCCATTATCGCTTTTGTTGTCCGGACCGCTCACGAAGGCTGGACCAGAACATCTGCCACAACTACCATTCCCCAGTGTGGGCCAACACAGCCCCCCCTGCGACCAAACCCCCGCCGCCTGCCCACCCGGACCTCAGCCGCATCGAACAGAGCAACAACACAGTCTACGTCATCGGCGGAGTCATCTCGTTTACAGTGGCGGTGGCGGTGGCCATTAAAGTGGCCTTCCATAAGGCATCGCGGCAGCCTAGGAACAGAGAGCTCAACATGCCCAG GGCTCTGGTGGAGATGTTGCGTCACCAGTCGAGTCCAGTTCAAGAGGGAGAGAGGAACAATAGTGTAGCCTTGGGCACTGGAGGAGGAGAGGGAACGCTTGGACGACCCCCGAAAAATCACTATCCAACGCTTCAGAGTAAAGATAACCGAC TAGGAAATCTACAGCATAACTTCATCCACACCACAGGCTCCAGTCCCAAGCATACAGCCACCATTG AGCGTGCACCACGCATGAACAACATGCAGATGGCCACCGGTGGCACACTGAAGCCCAGTAAACATACTAACGCCATGAAGCCTCAGCCGTCCTTCCATCACTCTCTACATAACCTGGCTCAGCTGCCGCCCTCATATGAAGCCGCCATGAAGCCTGAGATCAACAGATACTCATCTCTCAAGCGTCTGG AGAAAGGAGGATTGGAGGAATATTCAGGTTACTGTACCACCAAACGAAGGCCCAACAACGCCCCTCCCTCCTTTCATTCCTCCCAGCATCACCTTCCCTGGGGTGGTGACTACACGCTGGGGGGAAGAGGCACGCTTCCCAACCGTGGCACTCGTCCTCGAATACCTCATCCACAGTCTGCTCCAAGCCACACCCCGAATCCTTACCCTCTGGATCCACCGGAGTCAAAGCAAAACCAGAACTACGATACGCTTTCCAAACCGCCACGCCGTGTCAAATCCACGGACCAGCTTCTCGCCCTCGGTGACGGCAACACCTTATCAAGGATGTCGAAGAACCAACAGCATCAGTACTACAAAGCCATGGCTACTTCGTCAAAGAACTCCAACACAAACACCCTGAAGAAGTCCAAGGAGAGGCTGCTGATGTCCCCAGACCACCTGGAGGAGGAGGTAGCTGGGGTTGAGTACGACGGATCCAGGATGGGCATAGGAATGAGCGACTACACATCTGGAGGGGGAGGCGGAATGGTGCCCACCCTGCCACGCGTCAGCCACCAGAAAGCTCAGTCGCAGCAGAATGTCTGCGCCACGCCGTCGCTCGACCGCCACCACATGATCAAGATGAACTCGCACCCGACCTCTGGGCGAGAGCAGGAACGCAATTCGGCGGCGATGTCAGGTCACCTGGGAGGAGGCGGGGTCGGAGGAGTGGGATGGGGCGACATGCCAGGAACCGGAGTTGTCATGGGAACAGGAACTCTTGGTGGACACAGTGCCAGGAGGCTTGCATTTGCAGCTAAAAGGCAAAATACCATTGAACAACTTCACTTCATCCCCGGTGGAGGGGGAAGTGGAGGAGGAGTGGCATCCAACCAAGGGGTTAGAACAGGAAGCAAGAATGAGGTTACTGTGTGA